The window GCAGGGTCATGGTCATGCCTCCATCACCTCGCGCCAATACTTGTACATGCCGCGGATCAGCGTCTCGGTCACCATGTGGTCGGTGTCCTCCACCTCGCGGCCGCCCAGCTCGGCCAGCGTGCGGTGGTAGGGCTTCTGCTCGAAGCCCTGCTGCGAGAACTCGATCACCTCGCCGTCGTCCGCCGATACGAAGCCAGCCGGCCCGAACAGGTTGGCCTGGCGCAGGCGGCGCTGCTGCATTTCCTCGCTGTCGTCCTCGAAGCCGAAGTGCGTCCACACGAAATCGAAGGCGTCGTGGCCCACCGGCTGGATGTGGCGCGTCGAGACGCTGTTGACCTGCTGCTGCAGGATCACGCTCGGGAACAGCGTCGTCATCACCGCCGTCGGGCCGCCCCACCACGACTCGGGCACGATGTCCAGGAAGCGCGGGTCCTTCAGCTGCATGCTCTCCTTGAAACTGGAGACCTGCGTGACCTGGGCTGCCTTGCCCGCGCTGCCCCGCGTCGAGATCATGGCGGCGTGGCGGCCGCGCGCGTCCATCTTCAGCTCCGACTTGTTGTCCGCGCGCCAGAGCCCGAAGGTCACGAACCAGGTGTGCAGCAGGCCGGGGTGGTACGGATCCTTGATGTTTTCCTGCATCAGCTTCCAGTTGCCTGGAATTCGCTGGCGGTTGTAGCCGAGGATCTTCAGTTTTCGGCCATTGAAGAGCCGATCGAAGTAGTGCAGGATCGCCGGCCCCATGAAGTTCTCCAGCGACTCGACTTCATGGTCGAAGGACGCGAAGACCACCCCTCCGCGCGTGGCCACCTTGAGCTTGTTGAGGCTGTTCTCCTCCACCTTGAAGTCCGCAGGCATGCCGCCGTGGACCTTGCCGTCCTGCTTCACGCCGCGGCGGAAGGGCACGCCCTGCAGGTCGCCCTTCAAGGTGTAGTTCCACTGGTGGTAGGGGCAGACGAACTCCTTGCGGTTGCCCTGCCGCCCGCGGCAGAAGCGCATGCCGCGGTGCGCGCAGACGTTCTCCACCACGTTGATGCCGCCTTCGGCGTCCCGCACCATGATCACGGAGCGTTCGCCGATCGCCGTGCGCTTGAAGTCGCCTGCGTTCGGGATCTCCGCCTCCAGGCCAACGTAGCACCAATGCTTGCTGTAGAAGAAGCGCTCCAGCTCCTTCTTGTGCTGGTCCTCGCCGATATAGGCCATGAAGGGAATGCGGCTGGTCTTCTCCGACTCCCAGCGCAGCTCGCGCGGGAAGACGGTCGAGGGATTGGCGTTCGTCATGAGGTCTCCTTTCTTCTGGTCATTGCGTCAGGTCGCCTGGGGATAGAAGGCGTCGGCATGGATCTTCTCGATGGGCAGCCCGCGCTCCTCGAGCAGCAGCGTGACGGCCTCGACCATCGGTGGTGAACCGCACAGATAGGCACGCCATCCGTCGAAGCCGGTGGGCCAATCGGCACGGATGGCATCGGTGATCAGACCCTGGCGCATGCCCGGGCGCATCGGCCCGGTAACGCCGACCACATGCACCTTCAGTGCCGGATGCAGCGCCTGCAGCTCGCGCAGCTCCTCGAGTCCGTACACGTCGGCGTCGGCGCGCACGCCGAAGTACAAGTGAATGGGGTTGGGCATGCCGGCCTCGACCGCACCGCGCACGATCGCCAGCACCGGCGCCAGCCCCGTGCCGCCGGCTGCGCACAGGATGGGGCCCTCGTGCCGTGTGCGCAGGTAGGCGGCTCCCATCGGCCCGCTGACGCGCACCGCGTCGCCCTGCTTGAGCTTCTCGAACACGTAGTCGGTGACGCGGCCACCCGGCACGCGCCGCACATGGAACTCCAGCTCGGCGTCGCGGCTCGTGCGCGCCATCGAATACGGCCGCGCATGCTCGGGCGCGAACTGCAGCTGCGCGTACTGCCCCGGTGAAAAGGACAGCGGCTTGGCCGGTTTCAGGCGCAGCCTGCGGATGTCGTGGGTGAGGACGTCGATGCCTGCGATCGTGGCCTTGACGATGCGTGCCGGGTGCACCACCACTTCGTCGGGCTCGGGGATTTCGATCGTGCAGCTTTCGGTCAGCGTGCTCTGGCAGGCCAGCACGTGGTGCTCGCGCGGGCCGTCGGGCCGCATCGCGCCCGGCCCGGGCCCGCCATCGAGCAGCTTGCCTTCGAGCAGCTTGCAGCGGCAGGTGCCGCAGCGCCCCGCCATGCAGCTGTACGAGACCGGCACCTGGTGCTCGCGCAACACCTCGAGCAGGTTCGCGCCGGGGCGAACGTCGAGGGTGCGGCCCAGGGGGCGGATGTGCAGGTCCATGGCGCCGATCATCGGCCTGGGCTACACATTGGCCAATAGAATCTCGTGAATTCGCCGAATCACTGCCGTGAATAAAGGGTGCGCCGCATGCAGCTCAAGGACATCGACCTGAACCTGCTCCTGGTCTTCGACCGCATGCTGGCCGAGAAGCGCGTCTCGGCAGTGGCCGAGACGCTGGGCCTGTCGCAGCCGGCCATCAGCAATGCGCTGGCGCGCCTGCGACGCGTGTTCGGCGACGAGCTGTTCCTGCGCACTGCGCGCGGCATGGAGCCCACGCCCTTCGCGCTGCAGCTGGCCGAGCCGGTGGCCTATGCCATGAGCGCCCTGCACGGCGCACTGAACCAGCACACCGTCTTCGAACCGGCCACCAGTACGCGCAGCTTCACGCTCGCGATGACCGACATCGGGGAGGTCTACTTCACGCCGCTGCTCATGGAGCTGCTCGCACGCACCGCGCCCGGCGTGACCATCAGCACGGTGCGCAACACCGCGGTCAACCTGCGCGATGCGATGGAGGCGGGCCATGTAGACATCGCCATCGGGCTGCTGCCGCAGCTGAAGACCAGCATTTTCCAGCGGCGCCTGTTCCGGCAGCGCTATGTGTGCCTGTTCAGCGCGGCGCATCCGCTGGCGGCCAGGGCGCGGCTCTCGCTCAAGGATTTCTCGGCTGCCGACCACTTGCTGGTGCAGGCCGTCGGCACCGGCCACGGCCAGGTCGACGAGCTGATGGCCGCGCAGGGCATCGCGCGCCGCATCCGGCTGACCGTGCCGCACTTCGTGGCGCTCGGCCACATCCTGCGCGCCACGCCGATGATCGCCACGGTGCCCGAGCGCCTGGCCCGCAGCATTGCGGAGCCGTTCGGGCTGGTCTGGCGCGCGCACCCCGCGAAGCTGCCGGAGATCGCGATCAACTGCTTCTGGCACGCGCGCTTCCACCGCGACCCGGGCAACCAGTGGCTGCGCGGCCTGCTGTTCGAGCACTTCGCAGACGGCTGAGGCGCCGGCCGCAGCGCCCTATGCGCAAAGCGGCTAAGCAAGCGCGAAAGCCTTCGTTGGAAAGCGGACAGGCCGCCCGTAGCCTGCGGTCTTCCCCAACGAGGAGCTTTCCAATGAACGACCGTTTGAGCCGCGTGCAGGCATCGCGCTCCGCCGCCATCAAGGCGAGCCTGCATCACCCCGTGATCGACACCGATGTCCACGTCAACGACTATGCGCCGGTGCTGGAAGACTACATCCAGCACTACGGCGGCAACCAGCTGGTCGACGCGCTGCGCAAGGCGCTGGGCGGCCGCTTCGTCACCCGCACCGGCGGCGGCAAGGACTGGTACCAGCAGACGCCCGAAGAGCGGCAGTACCACCGCACCCTGCGCGCACCCTGGTGGGCGCGCGTCACGCGCAACACCTACGACCTCGCGACCTACACACTGCCTGCGCTGCTGTATGAACGCCTCGCCGAGCAGGGCTCGGACTATTCGGTGCTGTTCCCCAACGACGTGCTCTCGCCGGCCGCGGCCGGAAGCGAGTACCGCCAGCCGCTGCACCGCGCGATCAACCATTTCCATGCCGACCAGTACCGCGCCTACGCCGATCGCCTGACACCGGTGGCGGGCATTCCGCTGTACACGCCGCAGGAGGGCATCGAGGAGCTCGAATTCGCGGTGAAGACGCTGGGGCTCAAGGTCATCAACATCGCCGGCGGCGTGCGCCGGCCCATTCGCGCGATCGCCGACAAGTACCCGGCCAAGGAGCATCCCGAGGTCGCCAGGCAGGCGGGCTACATCGACTTCTACGGCATCGACAGCGAGCACGACTACGACCCGTTCTGGGCCAAGGTGGTGGAGCTCGGCGTGCCGGTGACCACGCATTACGGCAGCCAGGGCTGGACCGGCCGCCAGTCGATCAGCAACTACATGAACAACCACATCGGCCACTTCGCCGACGGCTCGCAGGCCTTTGCCAAGGCACTGTTCTTCGGCGGCGTGACGCGGCGCTTCCCCGGCCTGCGGGTGGGCCTGCTCGAAGGCGGCGCCGACTGGGGCGCGCATGTCTTCACGCACCTGGTGGACCGCTGGGAGAAGCGCAACCGCGTGGCGGTGCGCAACTACGACCCGGCCGAAGCCGACGTCGAGCTGCTGGCCTCGCTGTTCGAGCGCTACGGCGCCGACTACATCAAGGGCCGCGCGAACTTCAAGTCCACGCTGCTGCGCGACAGCCTCGGCATCTCCGCCCTGCCTCACAGCCGTGAGCCCGATGCGTCGGAGATCGACGACTTCGCGATGGCCGGCATCGAGAAGGTGGAGGACATCCGCGACCGCTGGGTTTCCAACTTCTACTTCGGCTCCGAGGCCGATGACCGCACCGTGGCCGCGGCGTTCAACGACCGCGTGAACCCGCTGGGCACGAAGATCAACGCGATCTGGTCCTCCGACGTGGGCCACTGGGACGTGCCCGAGTTCACCGAGCCACTGGCCGAGAGCTGGGACCTGGTCGAGCAGGGCGTGATCTCCGCGGCCGACTTCAAGGCCCTGGTGTTCGACAACCCGCACCGCTTCTACACCGAAGCCAACCCGCGCTTCTTCGAGGGCACCGAAGTGGGCCGCAAGCTGTCGGCCGCCAAGGCCTGAAACCGATCCCGAGAGAACGACTCACCCATGCAACATATCCTCTCCCTTGTGCGCCGATCGGCCTCGGCACTGTTGGCACTGGCCATGTCGGCATTCGCGGCGGCGCCCGTGCAGGCCGCGCCCGAAGTGGTCCGCATCGGCGTCGCCACGGCGGGCGGTGGCGAGCCGGTCACCTGGGGCGGCTCGCCCGGCGGCGTCGCCCGCGTCAACAACTGGCTCGAAGAGGAGTTCAAGGCCTCGGGCGTCAAGGTCGAGTGGCTGTTCTTCAAAGGCGCGGGGCCGGCGGTCAACGAAGCTCTGTCCAACAAGCAGATCGACTTCGCCTACCAGGGCGACCTGCCCTCGATCGTGGGCCGCTCCAACGGGCTCAAGACCAAGCTGCTGCTGGTGAGCGGCGCGCGCAACAACCTCTACGTGGTGGCGCCCACCGCCTCCGACGTCCACTCGATCAAGGACCTCAAGGACCGAAAGGTCTCGATCTTCCGCGGCACCAACGGCCACCTGGTCGCCATCAACGTGCTGGCCGCCAACGGCCTGGCCGAGCGCGACATCAAGGGCGTCAACCTCGACACCGGCAGCGCGCAGGCGGCGCTGGTTTCCAACGGCGTGGACGCGGCCTTCGGCGGCTACGAGTGGTTCAAGGTGCGCGACCAGGGCCTCGCCAGGATCGTCTACTCGACGCAGGGCCAGGACCCGGCTTTCACCCGCCAGGCCTCGCTGCTGGTGCGCAGCGAGTTCGAGCAGGCCAACCCTGCCGAGGTGCAGCGGGTGGTCGATGTCTTCGTGCGTGCTGCCCACTGGTCTTCCGAGGAAAAGAACCGCGAGGCGCTGTTCGGCATCTGGGCCCGGAGCGGCACGCCGGTAGCGTCCTGGTCCGCCGAGTTCGACAAGCAGCCGCTCGCGCAGCGCAACTCTCCATTGGTGGACGACTTCATCGTCGGCCGCTACAAGGCCGTGGTGGCCGATGCGCTGAAGCTCAAGCTGATCCGCCGCGAAGTGGCCGTCGACGGCTGGTTCGACACGCGCTACCTGCAGAACGCGCTGAAGAAGCAGGGGCTCGAGAACTACTGGACCGCCTTCGATGCGAAGGGCAATCCCGCCAAGCCCGGTACGGGCGCCTCGGTCGCGGCCCAATGAGCGCCGCCAGGCCGCCCGAAGGCGCGAAGACCCCCTCGGGGGGCAGCGCAGTACACGCATTGACGAGCGTGGAGGCCCGATGACCGCCGCAGCAGAGTCGACGGCTGTCCTGCGGCCTGCCGGCGACGGCGCACCGGCGTCCACCGCCACGCGTACGGTCGCACCGTCACTGCCGTGGCGACGCGTGGGTGACCGCGCCCTCCCCTGGCTGTTACCCCTCGCGCTGCTCGCGCTCTGGTCCACGGGCGCCACGCAGGGCTGGATCTCGCCACAGGTGCTGCCGCCACCGCAGTTCGTCTGGGAAACGCTGCGCGACCTGGCCACGAGCGGCGATCTCTGGCTGCACGTGAGCACCAGTTTCACACGCGTGGGCGTGGGCTTCGCGGCCGGTACGGTGCTCGGCCTCGTCCTGGGTTCGGCCATGGGCCTGTCGCGCAGCGTCGAGGCCTACGTGCTGCCCAGCTTCAATGCGCTGGTGCAGATCCCGGTGCTGGCATGGTTGCCGTTCGTGCTGCTGCTGGTGGGCATCGGCGAAGCGCTGAAATACATCCTCATCGCCAAGGCCGCGCTCGTGCCCGTGGCGCTCAACACGCTGCAGGGCTTCCGCCAGACGCCCGCCGCGCTGCGCGAGGTGGGCGAGGTCTACGGCTACAGCCGGCGCCAGCAGGTGCTGGAGATCGTGCTGCCGCACGCCGTGCCCACACTCTTCACCGGTGTGCGACTGGGCTTCACCAAGGCCTGGCTCTCGCTGGTCGTGGTCGAACTCGTGGCGTCGAGCGAAGGGCTGGGCTACCTCATCGTCTACGGCCGCCAGCTGTTCCAGCTCGACCTGGTGATGGCCGCCGTGGTCGTGGTGGGCGCCATCGGCCATGCCATCGACCGCCTGCTCGACCGCCTCGAAGCCGCGGCGCACGGGCGCCAGCCCGGCGTAGGCACGCGATGAGCAGGGCCGCGCGGAATACGGCCGAGGTGGCCGAGCTCGCCGCGGTGCAGCCGCTGCGCCCGGAGCAACGCAGGCGATGGCGCGGCTTCGTGCTGCCCGCGGCGGCCGTCGCGCTGTGGTGGCTGCTGTCGTCGCTCGATGTCGTCAACTCGGCACTGCTGGTCTCGCCGGCCAAGGTATTCGGCACCGCGGTCGAGCAGGTCGCGAGCGGACGCCTCTTCCGCGCGCTCAGCGCCAGTCTCGCGCGGGAGGCCACGGGCTTTCTGATCGGCACCGTGTCGGGCCTCGTGCTCGGCGCGCTGCTGGGCCTGTCGCCGCTCTTCAACCGCATCGCCGGCCCCAGCTTCAACACCTTCAAGCAGATCTCGCTGTTCGCGTGGATCCCGCTGATCTCGGTCTGGTTCGGGCTGGGCGACGTCGCCAAGGTGGTGTTCCTCTCGCTGGCCGCGCTGGTGCCGGTGGTGGTCAACACCTGCGACGGCATCCGCACCACCCCCGCGCCGCTGCTGGAAGTGGCGCGGGTCTACGGCTACACGCGCTGGCAGACCGTCATGCAGGTGGTGCTGCCAGCGGCGCTGCCCTCGATCTTCACCGGCGTCTACCTGGCGCTCATCTATTCGTGGCTCGCGACCATCGGCGCCGAATACCTGCTGGTGGCCGGCCGCGGCATCGGCAACACGCTGATCGAAGGCAGCGAGCATTTCCAGATGGACCTGGTGCTCTTCGGCATGGCCGTGATCGGCGGGGTCGGCTGGGCCATGAACGCCGCGGCCCGCTCCCTGGAACGCCGGCTGGCGCGCTGGACCGGACGCGCGTGAGTCACGCAGAAAGAAACCTCTCCCTCATGACCCCGACCCATTCCCTCTCCAACGAGCTCGACATTCGTGGGCTCGGCAAGCGCTATGCGAGCACGCAGGCCGACGGCGGCGCGCTGCAGGTCCTCGACAACATCGACCTGCACGTTCCGGCCGGCCGCTTCGTCAGCATCGTGGGCGCCAGCGGCTGCGGCAAGTCCACCCTGCTGAGGCTCGTGCTAGGCCTCGACGCGCAGTACGAAGGCGAGATCCTGCTGGGCGGCCAGCCGATCTCCGGCACCGGGCGCGAGCGCGGCATCGTGTTCCAGGACCACCGGCTCTTCCCCTGGCTCACGGTGGAGCAGAACATCGCCGTCGGGCTTCGCAACGCGCCGTTCAGCGCACGGCAGAAGCGCGAGCAAGTGGCCGAGCATGTGGCGCTGGTCGGCCTCGAAGGCTTCGAGAAATCCTTCCCGCACCAGATCTCCGGCGGCATGGCGCAGCGCGTGGCGATCGCGCGCGGCCTGGTCAACCGGCCGCGCGTGCTGCTGTTGGACGAGCCGTTCGGCGCGCTGGATGCGCTCACCCGCTCGCGGCTGCAGAACGAGCTGCAGCGCATCTGGCAGAAGGAGCGCATCACCATGCTGCTGGTCACGCACGATGTCGAGGAAGCGGTTTTCCTGGGCGACCGCGTGGTGGTCATGCAGCCCTCGCCAGGGCGCATCCGGCGCATCGTGGAGGTCGACCTGCCGCATCCGCGCAACCGCAGCGACCCGGCCTTCCTTGCCATGCGCGATGACGTGCTCGGTGACTTCCTCGAAGTCGCCCCCGATGCCCCGCTCGCTGTCACGCCACCGGCCGAACAGCCTGCCTTTGGCTTGCGCGGCCGGCTGCAGCTGGCCTGGTAGGACACCTTCTTGTTTCATTCTTCCTGACGACGCTGGTTGTGTGCCGCGGAAGGTATGCCGGCCTGCGTGCAGTGGAAGGCGGCCTGCGGAGGCGAGGTTGAAGATGCACGACCCCGCCCGCGACCAGACGTCGAGGTGTTTGGCATTCCGATACCGGCACATGGCACCGTCGCAAAGGTGCCTGCGGATGTGCGGGGCGGCGTGCCTCTGTGGCGCCGAGAAGCGCAGTGCAGCCGGCCGGCACGCCTGCCGAAGGACAGGTGTGCTTCGTGATCTGACTTGCCGCGGCTGTCTGAGCCGAGTGAACGAAGTGAACGTCGCGAGTTCCGCGGCAGGCCGGTTGCGCGAGCATCGCAGGGAACTCGGCGCAGAGCGCCGACCGCCACGGTGGCACGCCGCCCCGCACACCCGTGGGCACCTTTGCAGCGCGCGCAGCGTCGCAGGGTCGAGGCGTCGCAACGTCGCCGAGTGGCAGGACACCACCAGCAGGTCGGCCGACTCTACGTCGGCGAGCGCACGGAGGCTTGCCGCAGCCGGTCAGTGCACGGCCGCGTACATGATCTTGTCCTCCGTGGCCCCTTCGGGTGCGAACTCCTCGACCACGCGCCCCTGTCGCGTCACGAGTATTCGATCGGACAGGGCCAGGATCTCCGGCAGATACGACGAGATCACCAGTACGGCGATGCCATCGTCGGCCAGGGAATGAATCAGTTGGTGGATCTCGGCGATCGCGCCGACATCGACCCCGCGAGTCGGCTCGTCGAAGATCACCAGCCGCGGCTGCTGCACGAGCGACTTGGCAATCACCACCTTCTGCTGGTTGCCGCCCGACAGCTCGACGATGCGCGCATCGCTGTCGATCGCACGGATCGACAGCCGCTTGCGCCAGGTCTCGGCGAGTGCTCGCATCTGGTCCTGGCGCACGAGCATGAACGGGCTCGGCGACGACGCCAGCTGTCCGGCGTAGATGTTCTCGGCGATCGACAGGGTCTCGAAGAAGCCTTCGAGCTTGCGGTCCTCGGTCACGTAGACGACGCCGCCCTTGACCGCCGGACGCGGGGTGCGATAGCGCACCGGCTCGCCGTCGAGCAGGATCTCGCCGCCGTGCAGGAAGTCCCGCTTGGCCACGCCGGCCACGATCTTGGCCGTTTCGGTACGCCCCGAGCCGATCAACCCGAACATGCCCGTGATCTGTCCGGCATACAGCGAGAAGGCATTGTTCTTGACGATCGTGCCCATCGACAGGTTCTGCACGCTCAGCACCTTGGCGCCGCGGGGCCGGGGCACCCGCTGCGACCGGTTGCCGTAGAGCTCCTGCGAGAGCGAGCGCCCGACCATGGCCTGGATGATCCGGTCGCGGTCCATCTCGCTTGCGTCGGCGGTCAGCACGTGTTCGCCGTCGCGCAGGATCGTGATGCGGTCCGCGATCATCAGCGCCTCCTCGAGCGCATGGGAGATGAAGACGATCGACACACCGTCGGCGCGCAGACGCTGGACCAATCCGAAGAAGTGGTGCTTCTCCTCGGGCGTCAAGGTGGCGGTCGGCTCGTCGAAGATGATGAGCCGCGCCTCGTGCTGCACCGCCCGCGCGATCTCCACCATCTGCCGCTGCGCGGCTCCGAGCTGCGACACCAGCTGGGTCGGATCGACATTGAAGTTCAGCCGCTGCAGGAATTGCTGGGCAGCGATGTACAGGCCGCGCAGGCGGTTGAAGAAGGGCTCGTCGCCGAGATAGAGGTTCTGCGCGACGGTCAGCGACGGCACCAGGCTGGTTTCCTGGTAGACCATGGCGATGCCGTGGCCGAGCGCGTCGTGGGGCGTGGTGAAGGTCACCGGCCGGCCCTGGAGCAGGATCTGCCCCTGCGAGGGCTGCACCGCGCCGGCCAGGATCTTGGTCAACGTGGACTTGCCCGCGCCGTTCTCTCCGAGCAGGGCATGCACTTCTCCGCGCCTCACGCCGAACGAGACGTCGCGCACGGCATGAGCGCCGCGGTACTGCTTGCCGATGTTCCGCAGTTCGATCAGGTGGTCGTGGTCCATGGGTTCATTGCTGCGCTTGCAGGTTCATCGAGACGATCTCGTCGCTTCCCTGGCAACCCACATAGAGGCAGCCACCCAGTTCGGCCACGCTGGTCACCCCATGCCGGCGGCCGTCGGCGCGGCTGTGCGCGCTCCACAGCGGCTGGAAGTCGGCGTCGAGCTTGCACACCAGCCCGTAGGAGCGCGTCGGCGCCCAGGGTTTCAGCCGGCCCATCGACTTGATGCCCCCGCCCTGCATGGGCTCGCGAAAGTCCCGGCCCGACGCCAGTGCCGGCGCCACCCAGTAGCGCTCCGGGATCTGCGCCATCATCCGTTCGCAGTATTCGCGCTCCCGCAGCACGAATTCGACCAGTTGGCTGCGTGGCGCGAACAGGCACAGCCACCAGCCGCCGTCGGCCGCGGGCGAGATCCGCGACGGATAGCCCGGCAAGTCGCCCAGCAGCACGCTGCGCCGGCCCTG is drawn from Variovorax sp. PBS-H4 and contains these coding sequences:
- a CDS encoding aromatic ring-hydroxylating dioxygenase subunit alpha, with translation MTNANPSTVFPRELRWESEKTSRIPFMAYIGEDQHKKELERFFYSKHWCYVGLEAEIPNAGDFKRTAIGERSVIMVRDAEGGINVVENVCAHRGMRFCRGRQGNRKEFVCPYHQWNYTLKGDLQGVPFRRGVKQDGKVHGGMPADFKVEENSLNKLKVATRGGVVFASFDHEVESLENFMGPAILHYFDRLFNGRKLKILGYNRQRIPGNWKLMQENIKDPYHPGLLHTWFVTFGLWRADNKSELKMDARGRHAAMISTRGSAGKAAQVTQVSSFKESMQLKDPRFLDIVPESWWGGPTAVMTTLFPSVILQQQVNSVSTRHIQPVGHDAFDFVWTHFGFEDDSEEMQQRRLRQANLFGPAGFVSADDGEVIEFSQQGFEQKPYHRTLAELGGREVEDTDHMVTETLIRGMYKYWREVMEA
- a CDS encoding 2Fe-2S iron-sulfur cluster-binding protein, whose protein sequence is MDLHIRPLGRTLDVRPGANLLEVLREHQVPVSYSCMAGRCGTCRCKLLEGKLLDGGPGPGAMRPDGPREHHVLACQSTLTESCTIEIPEPDEVVVHPARIVKATIAGIDVLTHDIRRLRLKPAKPLSFSPGQYAQLQFAPEHARPYSMARTSRDAELEFHVRRVPGGRVTDYVFEKLKQGDAVRVSGPMGAAYLRTRHEGPILCAAGGTGLAPVLAIVRGAVEAGMPNPIHLYFGVRADADVYGLEELRELQALHPALKVHVVGVTGPMRPGMRQGLITDAIRADWPTGFDGWRAYLCGSPPMVEAVTLLLEERGLPIEKIHADAFYPQAT
- a CDS encoding LysR family transcriptional regulator, coding for MQLKDIDLNLLLVFDRMLAEKRVSAVAETLGLSQPAISNALARLRRVFGDELFLRTARGMEPTPFALQLAEPVAYAMSALHGALNQHTVFEPATSTRSFTLAMTDIGEVYFTPLLMELLARTAPGVTISTVRNTAVNLRDAMEAGHVDIAIGLLPQLKTSIFQRRLFRQRYVCLFSAAHPLAARARLSLKDFSAADHLLVQAVGTGHGQVDELMAAQGIARRIRLTVPHFVALGHILRATPMIATVPERLARSIAEPFGLVWRAHPAKLPEIAINCFWHARFHRDPGNQWLRGLLFEHFADG
- a CDS encoding amidohydrolase family protein, giving the protein MNDRLSRVQASRSAAIKASLHHPVIDTDVHVNDYAPVLEDYIQHYGGNQLVDALRKALGGRFVTRTGGGKDWYQQTPEERQYHRTLRAPWWARVTRNTYDLATYTLPALLYERLAEQGSDYSVLFPNDVLSPAAAGSEYRQPLHRAINHFHADQYRAYADRLTPVAGIPLYTPQEGIEELEFAVKTLGLKVINIAGGVRRPIRAIADKYPAKEHPEVARQAGYIDFYGIDSEHDYDPFWAKVVELGVPVTTHYGSQGWTGRQSISNYMNNHIGHFADGSQAFAKALFFGGVTRRFPGLRVGLLEGGADWGAHVFTHLVDRWEKRNRVAVRNYDPAEADVELLASLFERYGADYIKGRANFKSTLLRDSLGISALPHSREPDASEIDDFAMAGIEKVEDIRDRWVSNFYFGSEADDRTVAAAFNDRVNPLGTKINAIWSSDVGHWDVPEFTEPLAESWDLVEQGVISAADFKALVFDNPHRFYTEANPRFFEGTEVGRKLSAAKA
- a CDS encoding ABC transporter substrate-binding protein, producing MQHILSLVRRSASALLALAMSAFAAAPVQAAPEVVRIGVATAGGGEPVTWGGSPGGVARVNNWLEEEFKASGVKVEWLFFKGAGPAVNEALSNKQIDFAYQGDLPSIVGRSNGLKTKLLLVSGARNNLYVVAPTASDVHSIKDLKDRKVSIFRGTNGHLVAINVLAANGLAERDIKGVNLDTGSAQAALVSNGVDAAFGGYEWFKVRDQGLARIVYSTQGQDPAFTRQASLLVRSEFEQANPAEVQRVVDVFVRAAHWSSEEKNREALFGIWARSGTPVASWSAEFDKQPLAQRNSPLVDDFIVGRYKAVVADALKLKLIRREVAVDGWFDTRYLQNALKKQGLENYWTAFDAKGNPAKPGTGASVAAQ
- a CDS encoding ABC transporter permease — translated: MTAAAESTAVLRPAGDGAPASTATRTVAPSLPWRRVGDRALPWLLPLALLALWSTGATQGWISPQVLPPPQFVWETLRDLATSGDLWLHVSTSFTRVGVGFAAGTVLGLVLGSAMGLSRSVEAYVLPSFNALVQIPVLAWLPFVLLLVGIGEALKYILIAKAALVPVALNTLQGFRQTPAALREVGEVYGYSRRQQVLEIVLPHAVPTLFTGVRLGFTKAWLSLVVVELVASSEGLGYLIVYGRQLFQLDLVMAAVVVVGAIGHAIDRLLDRLEAAAHGRQPGVGTR
- a CDS encoding ABC transporter permease; translation: MSRAARNTAEVAELAAVQPLRPEQRRRWRGFVLPAAAVALWWLLSSLDVVNSALLVSPAKVFGTAVEQVASGRLFRALSASLAREATGFLIGTVSGLVLGALLGLSPLFNRIAGPSFNTFKQISLFAWIPLISVWFGLGDVAKVVFLSLAALVPVVVNTCDGIRTTPAPLLEVARVYGYTRWQTVMQVVLPAALPSIFTGVYLALIYSWLATIGAEYLLVAGRGIGNTLIEGSEHFQMDLVLFGMAVIGGVGWAMNAAARSLERRLARWTGRA
- a CDS encoding ABC transporter ATP-binding protein, translated to MTPTHSLSNELDIRGLGKRYASTQADGGALQVLDNIDLHVPAGRFVSIVGASGCGKSTLLRLVLGLDAQYEGEILLGGQPISGTGRERGIVFQDHRLFPWLTVEQNIAVGLRNAPFSARQKREQVAEHVALVGLEGFEKSFPHQISGGMAQRVAIARGLVNRPRVLLLDEPFGALDALTRSRLQNELQRIWQKERITMLLVTHDVEEAVFLGDRVVVMQPSPGRIRRIVEVDLPHPRNRSDPAFLAMRDDVLGDFLEVAPDAPLAVTPPAEQPAFGLRGRLQLAW
- a CDS encoding sugar ABC transporter ATP-binding protein, coding for MDHDHLIELRNIGKQYRGAHAVRDVSFGVRRGEVHALLGENGAGKSTLTKILAGAVQPSQGQILLQGRPVTFTTPHDALGHGIAMVYQETSLVPSLTVAQNLYLGDEPFFNRLRGLYIAAQQFLQRLNFNVDPTQLVSQLGAAQRQMVEIARAVQHEARLIIFDEPTATLTPEEKHHFFGLVQRLRADGVSIVFISHALEEALMIADRITILRDGEHVLTADASEMDRDRIIQAMVGRSLSQELYGNRSQRVPRPRGAKVLSVQNLSMGTIVKNNAFSLYAGQITGMFGLIGSGRTETAKIVAGVAKRDFLHGGEILLDGEPVRYRTPRPAVKGGVVYVTEDRKLEGFFETLSIAENIYAGQLASSPSPFMLVRQDQMRALAETWRKRLSIRAIDSDARIVELSGGNQQKVVIAKSLVQQPRLVIFDEPTRGVDVGAIAEIHQLIHSLADDGIAVLVISSYLPEILALSDRILVTRQGRVVEEFAPEGATEDKIMYAAVH